The following coding sequences are from one Merismopedia glauca CCAP 1448/3 window:
- a CDS encoding N-acetylmuramoyl-L-alanine amidase, whose protein sequence is MFDRIRLVLVATTLVLGAIACTTPSPPISQQTLTSPSLQPSANQTPAPQTPSVRVQIIDRPIKFTEQRKKLTLEYIRLHYDPKATDISIDPRTIVIHWTDTPSLSATFNTFDPELLAGRPELIKGGAVNVSAQFVIDRDGKIYRLMPETRLARHVIGLNHTAIGIENVGAEKFPLTPQQLTANTNLVRYLVQKYPKIRFLIGHYEYQKFRGSSLWKELLPGYITYKSDPSPDFMKKLRAKLNDLNLCQEPKCQ, encoded by the coding sequence ATGTTTGATCGCATCCGATTAGTTTTGGTGGCTACAACCTTAGTTTTAGGCGCGATCGCTTGCACTACTCCCAGTCCCCCAATTTCCCAACAGACACTCACTAGTCCTTCACTCCAACCATCAGCTAACCAGACACCAGCACCTCAAACCCCATCAGTTCGGGTTCAGATTATCGATCGTCCCATCAAGTTTACCGAACAGCGCAAAAAGCTAACTCTAGAATACATTAGACTGCATTACGATCCCAAAGCGACCGATATTTCCATCGATCCACGCACGATCGTAATTCACTGGACAGATACACCCTCTCTGTCTGCGACATTCAACACATTCGATCCAGAACTGCTTGCAGGTCGCCCAGAACTTATTAAAGGTGGAGCGGTAAATGTGTCAGCACAGTTCGTTATTGATCGCGACGGCAAAATATATAGATTAATGCCAGAAACGAGATTAGCTCGTCATGTAATTGGGTTAAATCATACCGCGATCGGGATAGAGAATGTTGGAGCAGAGAAATTCCCTTTAACACCCCAGCAGTTGACAGCCAATACCAATTTAGTTCGCTATTTAGTTCAAAAATACCCCAAGATTCGGTTCTTGATTGGTCACTACGAATATCAGAAATTTCGTGGCTCCTCCCTCTGGAAAGAGTTATTACCTGGATATATCACCTATAAAAGCGATCCTAGTCCCGATTTTATGAAAAAACTTAGAGCCAAGCTCAACGATCTGAATTTGTGCCAAGAACCAAAATGTCAGTAG